In a genomic window of Pelotomaculum thermopropionicum SI:
- the BioB gene encoding biotin synthase and related enzymes: MRTDFVRALERAANLEELSRDELAVLISADEEESAALFDCADMMRSRFMGDEVHLRGIIEFSNICSSNCYYCGLRKGNTALKRYRMSKAEILESARKAAVLGCRTIVLQSGEDRSYPAGLLAEIVAEIKSELDVAITLSVGERPREDYALWREAGADRYLLKHETCDGKLFSELRPGTVLEERLQRLAWLRELGYQVGSGNMVGLPGQTVETLAGDIVLMREMEVEMAGIGPFVPNRQTPLGSCPGGTLELTLKTLAAARLALPRTHLPATTATATIDALGRVKALRCGANVIMPNMTPLKYRASYSIYPGKTGLEDTPEESYAKAVRMVESAGRKVGTGYGHSLRHLEKKAEAQAQAV, from the coding sequence GTGAGAACAGATTTTGTAAGGGCGCTCGAGCGCGCCGCCAACCTGGAGGAACTGTCCAGGGATGAGCTGGCCGTCCTTATTAGCGCAGACGAAGAGGAAAGCGCTGCCCTTTTCGATTGCGCCGACATGATGCGCTCCCGCTTTATGGGAGATGAGGTGCATTTAAGAGGAATTATCGAGTTTTCAAATATATGTTCCAGCAACTGTTATTACTGCGGTCTTAGAAAGGGTAACACAGCCCTGAAAAGGTACCGCATGAGCAAGGCGGAAATTCTTGAAAGCGCCCGCAAGGCGGCAGTCCTGGGCTGCCGGACAATCGTCCTTCAGTCGGGGGAGGACCGGTCTTACCCGGCCGGGCTGCTGGCGGAAATTGTTGCGGAAATTAAGTCTGAGTTAGACGTGGCAATTACGCTGTCCGTAGGGGAAAGGCCGCGGGAGGACTACGCCCTGTGGCGGGAGGCCGGCGCCGACCGCTACCTTTTAAAGCACGAAACCTGCGACGGAAAGCTCTTCAGCGAACTGCGCCCGGGCACCGTGCTGGAGGAAAGGCTGCAAAGGCTTGCGTGGCTGCGCGAGCTGGGCTACCAGGTCGGTTCCGGCAACATGGTCGGCCTACCAGGGCAGACCGTGGAAACCCTGGCCGGAGACATAGTTTTAATGCGCGAAATGGAAGTAGAAATGGCCGGCATAGGCCCCTTTGTGCCGAACCGGCAAACCCCGCTGGGCAGCTGCCCTGGCGGTACTTTGGAATTGACTTTAAAAACGCTGGCTGCCGCCAGGCTGGCCCTGCCGCGCACGCACCTGCCGGCCACTACCGCCACGGCTACCATCGACGCGCTGGGCCGGGTAAAGGCGCTCAGGTGCGGGGCAAACGTAATCATGCCAAACATGACGCCGCTGAAATACCGCGCCAGCTATTCCATTTACCCGGGCAAGACCGGCCTGGAGGATACTCCGGAGGAAAGCTACGCCAAGGCCGTTAGAATGGTTGAAAGCGCCGGGCGAAAGGTGGGAACCGGATACGGGCATTCTTTAAGGCACCTGGAGAAAAAGGCAGAGGCACAGGCACAGGCGGTATAA
- the AspA gene encoding aspartate ammonia-lyase — MEYRIEKDLLGEIKVPKEAYYGIHTVRACNNFPVSGLRTHPALIRAIARVKQAAALANMSAGLLDRRVGDAICRAAEEVAGGGLADQFIVDPFQGGAGTSTNMNVNEVIANRAIELLGGQKGDYRLVHPLEHVNLSQSTNDVYPTALRVAAIGMVLELSDCLAGLQAAFQEKEAEFAGILKVGRTEMQDAVPVTLGQEFSAFAEGIARDRWRLYKVEERLRQVNLGGTAVGTGLNADPKYIYAVIEELRAITGYGLARAENTVDLTQNADVFVEVSGLLKAAAVNLSKIAGDLRLLSSGPLGGLAELKLPQVQPGSSIMPGKVNPVIPEMVTQVAFQVMGNDQVIAMAAAAGQLELNAFMPLIAHNLLQSLELLINAVNIFSEKCVKGIKADEERCRRWLEESHSFITALTPHLGYDRAAELVKKAMAEKRLLREVIIESGLFTAGELELIFTPGELTRPGVAGAKLLEKKG, encoded by the coding sequence GTGGAATACCGCATTGAAAAGGACCTGCTGGGAGAGATAAAGGTGCCCAAAGAGGCCTATTACGGGATTCACACCGTAAGGGCCTGCAACAACTTTCCGGTTTCCGGGCTGAGGACGCACCCGGCGCTGATCCGGGCGATTGCCCGGGTGAAGCAGGCGGCGGCTCTGGCCAACATGTCCGCGGGGCTGCTGGACCGCAGGGTGGGGGATGCAATCTGCCGGGCCGCCGAAGAGGTCGCCGGCGGCGGACTGGCCGACCAGTTTATTGTGGATCCTTTTCAGGGCGGGGCGGGAACCTCTACCAACATGAACGTGAACGAGGTCATTGCCAACCGGGCCATCGAATTGCTGGGGGGGCAGAAAGGGGACTACCGCCTGGTGCATCCCCTGGAGCACGTGAACCTCTCCCAGTCCACCAACGATGTTTACCCTACCGCCCTGCGGGTGGCCGCCATTGGGATGGTCCTGGAGCTGAGCGATTGCCTGGCCGGACTGCAGGCGGCCTTCCAGGAGAAGGAGGCGGAATTTGCAGGGATTTTAAAGGTGGGCCGTACCGAAATGCAGGACGCCGTGCCGGTTACCCTGGGGCAGGAGTTCAGCGCCTTTGCCGAGGGCATTGCCAGGGACCGCTGGCGCCTGTACAAGGTTGAGGAAAGGCTGCGCCAGGTCAACCTGGGCGGAACGGCGGTCGGCACGGGGCTGAACGCCGATCCCAAATATATTTACGCGGTTATTGAGGAACTGCGGGCCATTACCGGCTACGGGCTGGCCAGGGCGGAAAACACCGTTGACCTGACCCAGAACGCCGATGTGTTTGTTGAAGTTTCCGGCCTTTTAAAAGCGGCCGCGGTGAACCTCTCGAAGATTGCCGGGGACTTGCGGCTGCTCTCGTCCGGGCCGCTGGGCGGACTGGCCGAACTGAAATTGCCGCAGGTGCAACCGGGGTCTTCGATCATGCCCGGCAAGGTCAACCCGGTAATACCAGAAATGGTTACCCAGGTTGCCTTCCAGGTAATGGGCAACGATCAGGTTATTGCAATGGCTGCGGCGGCGGGACAGCTGGAATTGAATGCCTTCATGCCGCTCATAGCCCACAACCTTTTGCAATCCCTGGAGTTGCTTATAAATGCCGTTAACATTTTCAGCGAGAAGTGCGTAAAAGGCATAAAAGCCGACGAGGAGCGCTGCCGGCGCTGGCTGGAGGAAAGCCACAGCTTTATTACGGCCCTTACGCCGCACCTGGGTTACGACCGGGCGGCGGAGCTGGTGAAAAAGGCAATGGCCGAAAAAAGGCTGTTGAGGGAGGTAATTATCGAATCGGGCCTGTTTACGGCCGGTGAATTGGAGCTGATATTTACCCCCGGCGAACTGACCAGGCCGGGTGTGGCCGGGGCAAAGCTTTTGGAAAAGAAAGGGTGA
- the RssA gene encoding predicted esterase (the alpha-beta hydrolase superfamily): MKMQADAIFEGGGVKAFGMLGALYEAERRGYTWVNVAGTSAGAIIASLVAAGYTAGKIKELVWELDFRQFKDKGWLGRIPYIGPALSLWFENGLYEGGFLAGWLREKLAARGVHTFKDLVLKEFENDPRCRYRLTVIATDVSQRKLLKLPHDIKNYNIKPDDLEVYKAVRMSASLPFFYKPYKLMFFSPEKQKSYSYIIDGGVLSNFPVWLFDGDGVPPWPTFGFKTVELDETRPSRIANPFDFFKATLSTMMEAHDKLHELDPKSSVRTISIPSLGIKTTDFETINQQKEALFQAGVQAAARFFENWDFNSFKSLYCNEKSGLVQPPACFKTGSGPAAKMV; the protein is encoded by the coding sequence GTGAAAATGCAGGCCGATGCAATCTTCGAAGGAGGGGGCGTAAAAGCCTTCGGCATGCTGGGCGCCCTCTACGAAGCCGAAAGAAGGGGTTATACCTGGGTGAACGTTGCCGGCACTTCTGCCGGGGCAATTATTGCCTCCCTGGTGGCCGCCGGCTATACTGCTGGGAAAATTAAAGAACTTGTGTGGGAACTGGATTTCAGGCAATTTAAAGACAAAGGCTGGCTCGGCCGGATACCCTACATAGGCCCGGCCTTAAGCCTGTGGTTTGAAAACGGTCTGTACGAGGGCGGTTTTCTGGCCGGCTGGTTGCGGGAAAAGCTTGCGGCCAGAGGGGTACACACCTTTAAGGACCTCGTCTTGAAAGAGTTTGAAAACGATCCCAGGTGCCGCTACAGGCTTACCGTCATAGCTACCGATGTGTCGCAGCGCAAGCTCCTGAAACTGCCTCACGACATCAAGAACTACAACATCAAGCCGGACGACCTGGAAGTTTATAAGGCGGTCAGAATGAGCGCCTCCCTGCCTTTCTTTTATAAGCCCTACAAACTTATGTTCTTTAGCCCGGAAAAACAGAAAAGTTACAGCTACATTATAGATGGAGGCGTATTGAGTAATTTTCCGGTCTGGCTCTTTGACGGCGACGGGGTTCCGCCGTGGCCCACATTCGGCTTTAAGACGGTTGAACTGGACGAAACCAGGCCGTCCCGCATAGCCAATCCGTTCGACTTTTTCAAGGCCACCCTGTCAACCATGATGGAAGCGCACGACAAACTGCATGAACTGGACCCCAAAAGCAGCGTCCGGACCATATCAATCCCTTCGCTCGGCATCAAAACCACGGACTTTGAAACAATCAACCAGCAAAAAGAGGCCCTTTTCCAGGCCGGCGTTCAGGCTGCCGCCAGGTTCTTTGAAAACTGGGACTTCAATTCCTTTAAATCGCTCTACTGCAATGAGAAATCCGGCCTGGTACAGCCGCCTGCCTGCTTTAAAACCGGCTCCGGTCCGGCGGCAAAAATGGTTTGA
- a CDS encoding uncharacterized conserved protein, translating into MLTLQEVVETIKMVQEENLDIRTITMGISLRDCADPNPRAARQKIYDKITRLAGNLVKTGEEIEREYGLPIVNKRISVTPIAIVAESCNTGNFADFARTLDEAAAAVGVNFIGGFSALVHKGFTAADHRLIDSIPEALATTERVCSSVNVATTKAGINMDAVYRMGHIIKKTAELTADRDSIGCAKLVVFANVPEDNPFMAGAFHGVGEPECVINVGVSGPGVVKNAVRTAKGADFGVLAETVKKTAFKITRMGELVGRTAARKLGVPFGIVDISLAPTPAVGDSVAEILECMGLERCGTHGTTAALALLNDAVKKGGAMASSYVGGLSGAFIPVSEDAGMIRAAEAGSLTLDKLEALTCVCSVGLDMIAVPGDTPPETIAAIIADEAAIGIINKKTTAVRLIPAAGKKAGDYVEFGGLLGRAPVMPVKPFSAGEFVRRGGRIPAPINSLTN; encoded by the coding sequence ATGCTAACGCTGCAGGAAGTTGTCGAGACAATAAAGATGGTACAGGAAGAAAACCTGGACATCCGCACCATAACCATGGGCATCAGCCTGCGGGACTGCGCCGATCCAAACCCGCGAGCGGCCAGACAGAAGATATATGATAAAATTACCAGGTTAGCCGGCAACCTGGTCAAAACAGGCGAGGAAATCGAGCGGGAATACGGCCTGCCCATTGTCAACAAGAGGATTTCCGTCACTCCAATTGCCATCGTGGCCGAAAGCTGCAACACCGGCAATTTCGCCGATTTTGCCAGGACTCTGGACGAAGCGGCAGCCGCCGTGGGCGTCAATTTCATCGGCGGGTTTTCCGCCCTGGTCCATAAGGGGTTCACGGCCGCCGACCACCGCCTGATCGACAGCATCCCGGAGGCCCTGGCCACCACCGAACGGGTATGCTCCTCGGTAAACGTGGCTACCACCAAAGCCGGCATTAACATGGACGCGGTTTACCGGATGGGCCATATAATTAAAAAGACGGCCGAACTGACGGCGGACCGGGACAGCATCGGCTGCGCCAAGCTGGTGGTATTTGCCAACGTTCCGGAGGACAACCCCTTTATGGCCGGCGCCTTCCACGGGGTTGGTGAGCCGGAGTGCGTTATTAACGTGGGGGTAAGCGGCCCCGGCGTGGTTAAAAATGCCGTCAGGACGGCAAAGGGGGCCGACTTTGGGGTTCTGGCCGAAACCGTCAAAAAGACGGCCTTTAAAATAACCCGAATGGGTGAGCTGGTCGGGCGCACGGCCGCCCGGAAGCTTGGCGTGCCGTTCGGCATCGTCGACATATCGCTGGCTCCTACTCCCGCCGTTGGTGACAGCGTGGCCGAAATCCTGGAATGCATGGGCCTGGAACGGTGCGGCACCCACGGCACAACGGCCGCGCTCGCTCTTTTAAATGACGCCGTAAAGAAAGGCGGCGCCATGGCCTCATCCTACGTGGGGGGCCTTTCGGGCGCCTTTATCCCGGTCAGCGAAGACGCCGGAATGATCCGGGCCGCCGAGGCCGGCTCACTGACCTTAGACAAACTGGAGGCCCTTACCTGCGTGTGCTCGGTCGGCCTTGACATGATTGCCGTGCCCGGCGACACCCCTCCGGAAACTATTGCCGCCATCATCGCGGACGAGGCCGCCATAGGCATAATTAACAAAAAAACAACCGCCGTGCGGCTGATCCCGGCGGCGGGGAAAAAAGCAGGTGATTATGTTGAATTCGGGGGGCTGCTCGGCCGGGCGCCTGTCATGCCGGTAAAACCGTTTTCCGCAGGGGAGTTCGTCCGCCGGGGAGGGCGCATACCGGCCCCAATCAACAGCCTGACCAACTAG
- a CDS encoding predicted GTPase, with protein sequence MSVGSLNETPRGSRLHIAIFGRRNAGKSSLINALTNQNIAIVSDVPGTTTDPVYKSMEILPVGPVVIIDTAGIDDVGELGQLRVKKTIGVLNKADLMVLVIDPGQDAGDYELGIIKKAKEQGVPVVGVLNKIDLNPAVTPAELESRLGIKVVPVSAVTRQGIENLKKEMIRSAPKEWTAPTIIGDLISPGDIVVLVVPIDLAAPKGRLILPQVQTIRDILDNDACALVVKERELKKALSDLSRKPRIVVTDSQAFLKVDADTPRDIMLTSFSILFARYKGNLEALVAGAKAVESLKPGDRVLIAEACTHHRVADDIGTVKIPRWLRQKVGGELHFDWSSGIELPENLGQYSLVVHCGACMINRKEMLHRIMQVQAAGVPIVNYGVLIAYVHGILRRALSPFPSAMRVLDEQ encoded by the coding sequence ATGAGCGTAGGCAGCCTGAATGAAACGCCGCGCGGCAGCAGGCTTCACATAGCCATATTCGGCCGGCGCAACGCGGGCAAATCGAGCCTGATTAACGCCTTAACCAACCAGAACATTGCCATTGTGTCGGATGTGCCCGGCACCACAACGGACCCTGTGTACAAGTCGATGGAGATACTTCCAGTGGGCCCGGTGGTAATTATTGATACCGCCGGCATTGACGACGTGGGCGAGCTTGGCCAGTTAAGGGTAAAAAAGACCATCGGCGTGCTCAACAAGGCCGATTTGATGGTCCTGGTCATAGATCCGGGCCAGGACGCCGGTGATTACGAATTGGGGATCATCAAGAAGGCGAAGGAACAGGGTGTGCCGGTGGTGGGAGTGCTGAACAAAATCGACTTGAACCCTGCCGTAACCCCGGCCGAGCTGGAAAGCAGGCTGGGCATTAAGGTTGTGCCGGTAAGCGCCGTTACCAGGCAGGGGATTGAAAACCTGAAAAAAGAGATGATCCGGTCGGCCCCCAAGGAGTGGACCGCTCCGACCATCATCGGCGATCTGATCAGCCCGGGAGACATAGTGGTGCTTGTCGTTCCCATTGACCTGGCGGCGCCCAAGGGCAGGCTGATTTTGCCCCAGGTGCAGACGATCCGCGATATCCTGGATAACGACGCCTGCGCTCTGGTGGTAAAGGAGAGGGAACTGAAAAAAGCCCTTTCGGATCTGAGCCGCAAGCCCAGGATAGTGGTGACCGACTCCCAGGCCTTTTTGAAAGTGGACGCAGACACGCCGAGGGATATCATGCTGACCTCCTTTTCAATCCTGTTTGCGCGTTATAAGGGCAACCTGGAGGCGCTGGTGGCGGGGGCAAAGGCGGTGGAGAGCCTGAAGCCGGGCGACCGGGTGCTTATTGCCGAGGCCTGCACTCATCACCGGGTGGCCGACGACATCGGCACCGTCAAAATTCCGCGCTGGCTGCGCCAGAAGGTTGGTGGCGAGCTCCATTTCGACTGGTCGAGCGGCATCGAGCTGCCGGAAAACCTCGGGCAGTACAGCCTTGTCGTGCACTGCGGGGCCTGCATGATTAACCGCAAGGAAATGCTGCACCGGATCATGCAGGTGCAGGCGGCAGGGGTGCCAATTGTGAACTACGGCGTCCTGATAGCCTACGTGCACGGGATCCTGAGGCGGGCGCTGTCGCCCTTCCCTTCGGCCATGCGGGTGCTGGATGAGCAGTGA
- the ThiH gene encoding thiamine biosynthesis enzyme ThiH and related uncharacterized enzymes gives MAASQAYFIDDKVIFDLLEEAKNAPAGEVERIIGKAALSEGLTPAEVAVLLQVDDPGLLEKIYRTAYLVKEKIYGKRIVFFAPLYISDYCVNNCYYCGYRRDNKFPRRRLSMQEIKDEVTVLEEMGHKRIALECGEDPVNCPIDYVLDAINAIYSVKEKNGSIRRVNVNIAATTVENYRLLKEARIGTYILFQETYHRPTYARMHPSGPKRDYDWHTCAMDRAMEGGIDDVGVGVLFGLYDYKYEVLGLLFHALHLEEVYGVGPHTISVPRLRPARGVTLENFPHLVSDADFKKIIAVLRLAVPYTGMILSTRERPEFRDELLSVGISQISAASCTGVGGYRREKEGAQNGEEAPQFNVEDHRSLDEVIRSVCRSGYIPSFCTACYRSGRTGDRFMALAKSGQIQNVCQPNAIITFKEFLVDYASPETLRAGDEAIAKHLELIENPAVRQKAIERLAQIETGQRDFYF, from the coding sequence ATGGCTGCATCCCAGGCTTACTTTATTGACGACAAGGTAATATTCGACCTGCTGGAAGAGGCTAAGAACGCCCCGGCCGGGGAGGTGGAAAGGATTATCGGAAAAGCCGCGCTTTCGGAAGGGCTTACCCCTGCCGAAGTGGCGGTGCTGCTGCAGGTCGACGATCCCGGCCTGCTGGAAAAAATTTATAGGACGGCCTATCTGGTTAAAGAAAAAATCTACGGGAAGCGGATCGTCTTTTTCGCCCCCCTGTACATCAGCGACTACTGCGTAAACAACTGCTATTACTGCGGCTACCGGCGGGACAACAAGTTTCCCCGCAGGAGGCTGAGCATGCAGGAAATCAAGGACGAAGTGACTGTGCTGGAAGAGATGGGCCACAAGCGCATCGCCCTGGAGTGCGGGGAGGACCCTGTCAACTGCCCCATTGACTATGTACTTGACGCCATAAACGCCATTTATTCGGTTAAAGAAAAAAACGGCAGCATCAGGCGGGTGAACGTAAACATCGCGGCGACTACCGTGGAGAACTACAGGCTGCTGAAGGAAGCCAGGATAGGCACTTACATCCTTTTCCAGGAGACCTACCACCGCCCGACCTATGCCAGGATGCACCCGTCCGGCCCGAAGAGGGACTACGACTGGCATACCTGCGCCATGGACCGGGCCATGGAGGGAGGCATTGACGACGTTGGAGTGGGAGTGCTTTTCGGGTTGTACGATTACAAGTACGAAGTGCTGGGGCTGCTGTTCCACGCCCTGCATCTGGAAGAGGTGTACGGGGTAGGGCCGCACACCATATCGGTGCCGCGCTTAAGGCCCGCCCGCGGCGTGACCCTGGAAAACTTCCCGCACCTGGTTTCCGATGCGGACTTTAAAAAGATTATTGCCGTTCTCCGGCTGGCCGTACCTTACACGGGAATGATCCTTTCCACCAGGGAGCGCCCGGAGTTTCGCGATGAACTGCTTTCCGTCGGCATATCCCAGATCAGCGCTGCCTCCTGCACCGGAGTAGGGGGCTACCGCAGGGAGAAGGAGGGCGCTCAGAACGGGGAGGAGGCGCCCCAGTTCAACGTTGAAGATCACCGCTCCCTGGACGAGGTAATCAGAAGCGTCTGCCGCTCCGGCTATATTCCGAGTTTCTGCACTGCCTGCTACAGGAGCGGGCGGACCGGCGACCGCTTTATGGCCCTGGCCAAAAGCGGGCAAATCCAGAACGTGTGCCAGCCGAACGCCATCATTACCTTCAAAGAGTTTCTCGTTGATTACGCCTCGCCTGAAACGCTAAGGGCCGGAGATGAGGCAATTGCCAAGCATCTGGAACTGATCGAGAACCCGGCCGTGCGGCAGAAGGCAATAGAAAGGTTGGCCCAGATTGAAACCGGGCAGAGGGATTTTTACTTCTAA
- a CDS encoding uncharacterized conserved protein, producing the protein MGSKIFTIELSTSKSTQMVDITGEVERIVSQSGVKEGTCHLFTPHTTAGLTINENADPTVTADILMELNKIIPFDDGYRHTEGNSAAHIKSSLVGVSLSVFVTGGRLLLGTWQGLYFCEFDGPRRRKVLVKVVED; encoded by the coding sequence ATGGGTTCGAAAATCTTTACCATAGAGTTATCCACCAGCAAGAGTACGCAAATGGTGGATATTACCGGGGAAGTAGAGCGGATTGTGTCGCAGAGCGGGGTTAAGGAGGGCACCTGCCATCTTTTTACGCCCCATACCACGGCCGGCTTGACGATAAATGAAAATGCCGACCCCACCGTGACGGCCGACATTCTCATGGAACTCAATAAAATTATCCCCTTTGATGACGGTTACAGGCATACGGAGGGCAATTCGGCGGCCCACATCAAGTCTTCCCTTGTCGGTGTATCCCTGTCCGTTTTTGTCACCGGCGGCAGGCTGCTTCTCGGGACCTGGCAGGGCCTGTATTTCTGCGAGTTTGACGGGCCCAGGCGGAGAAAGGTGCTGGTCAAGGTGGTGGAGGATTAG
- a CDS encoding AT-rich DNA-binding protein encodes MKALKVPEATITRLSVYSRFLERMDRNGIVTVSSGEIAEGVGVSSAQVRKDLAYFGEFGTRGVGYNVKDLMHYTSKILGLNEPWPIVLAGAGNLGFALCTYKGFNDRGFTIVGVFDNDLTKIGKKIVDLEVYPPERMPEVIAKHKVRIGIIAVPARAAQEVADQMVKNGLQAILNFAPVVLNVPDHVLLRNVDLSVSLEVLTFNLVQKESQAG; translated from the coding sequence TTGAAAGCTCTAAAGGTGCCGGAAGCAACCATTACCAGGTTGTCTGTATATTCCAGATTTCTCGAGCGTATGGACAGAAACGGGATAGTTACGGTTTCATCCGGCGAGATAGCCGAAGGGGTGGGGGTCAGCTCGGCCCAGGTGAGAAAGGACCTGGCCTATTTCGGCGAGTTTGGCACCCGCGGTGTGGGGTATAATGTAAAGGACCTGATGCATTACACTTCCAAAATCCTCGGCTTAAACGAGCCCTGGCCGATTGTGCTGGCCGGGGCGGGCAACCTCGGCTTTGCTCTCTGCACGTACAAGGGGTTCAACGACCGCGGCTTTACCATAGTCGGCGTGTTCGACAACGACCTGACCAAGATCGGCAAGAAAATCGTCGACCTGGAAGTGTATCCCCCGGAGAGGATGCCTGAAGTAATAGCCAAGCACAAGGTCAGAATCGGGATCATCGCCGTTCCGGCGCGGGCCGCCCAGGAGGTGGCGGATCAAATGGTTAAGAACGGCCTGCAGGCCATTTTAAACTTTGCTCCGGTTGTGCTTAACGTGCCGGATCATGTGCTTCTCCGGAATGTCGATCTGTCCGTGTCGCTTGAAGTTTTGACTTTTAACCTGGTTCAGAAAGAATCCCAGGCGGGGTAG
- a CDS encoding ACT domain-containing protein, protein MLSQVKKEEPKGNRIIVTVIGPDRVGIIAGVAQVLADNNINILDISQTILQEFLVMVMVADMSASPIDMATLKEKLAGKGREIGVRIDAQHEDVFKFMHRI, encoded by the coding sequence GTGCTTTCACAGGTAAAAAAAGAAGAGCCGAAAGGCAACCGGATTATCGTTACCGTTATCGGCCCCGACCGGGTGGGTATAATTGCCGGGGTGGCCCAGGTGCTCGCCGACAACAACATCAATATCCTGGACATAAGCCAGACCATCCTTCAGGAGTTCCTGGTCATGGTCATGGTGGCCGACATGAGCGCCAGCCCCATCGATATGGCCACGCTTAAGGAAAAGCTGGCCGGAAAAGGGCGCGAAATTGGCGTGCGCATCGACGCCCAGCACGAAGACGTATTTAAGTTCATGCACCGCATCTAA